In the genome of Notamacropus eugenii isolate mMacEug1 chromosome 5, mMacEug1.pri_v2, whole genome shotgun sequence, one region contains:
- the TBR1 gene encoding T-box brain protein 1 — protein MQLEHCLSPSIMLSKKFLNVSSSYPHSGGSELVLHDHPIISTTDNLERSSPLKKITRGMTNQSDTDNFPDSKDSPGDVQRSKLSPVLDGVSELRHSFDGSAADRYLLSQSSQPQSAATAPSTMFPYPSQHGPAHPAFSIGSPSRYMAHHPVITNGAYNSLLSNSSPQGYPAAGYPYPQQYGHSYQGAPFYQFSSTQPGLVPGKAQVYLCNRPLWLKFHRHQTEMIITKQGRRMFPFLSFNISGLDPTAHYNIFVDVILADPNHWRFQGGKWVPCGKADTNVQGNRVYMHPDSPNTGAHWMRQEISFGKLKLTNNKGASNNNGQMVVLQSLHKYQPRLHVVEVNEDGTEDTNQPGRVQTFTFPETQFIAVTAYQNTDITQLKIDHNPFAKGFRDNYDTIYTGCDMDRLTPSPNDSPRSQIVPGARYAMAGSFLQDQFVSNYAKARFHPGAGAGPGPGSDRSVPHTNGLLSPQQAEDPGAPSPQRWFVTPANNRLDFAASAYDTATDFAGNAATLLSYAAAGVKALPLQAAGCTGRPLGYYADPSGWGARSPPQYCSKSSSMLSCWPNSAAAAARMASSNPYLGEEAESLATERSPLPPGSEDSKPKDLSDSSWIETPSSIKSIDSSDSGIYEQAKRRRISPSDTPVSESSSPLKSEVLTQRDCEKNCAKDIGYYGFYSHS, from the exons ATGCAGCTGGAGCACTGTCTTTCTCCTTCTATCATGCTCTCCAAGAAATTTCTCAATGTGAGCAGCAGTTACCCACATTCAGGCGGATCTGAGCTTGTCTTGCATGATCATCCCATTATCTCGACCACTGACAACCTGGAGAGAAGTTCACCTTTGAAAAAAATTACCAGGGGGATGACGAATCAGTCAGATACAGacaattttcctgactccaaggactCACCAGGGGACGTCCAGAGAAGTAAACTCTCTCCTGTCTTGGACGGGGTCTCTGAGCTTCGTCACAGTTTCGATGGATCTGCTGCAGATCGCTATCTCCTCTCTCAGTCCAGCCAGCCCCAGTCCGCTGCCACTGCTCCCAGTACCATGTTCCCTTACCCCAGCCAGCATGGACCCGCGCACCCTGCCTTCTCTATCGGCAGCCCCAGTCGCTATATGGCACACCACCCCGTGATCACCAATGGAGCTTACAACAGCCTCCTGTCCAATTCTTCGCCACAGGGCTATCCAGCGGCGGGTTATCCTTACCCTCAACAGTATGGGCACTCTTACCAAGGAGCGCCTTTCTATCAGTTCTCCTCTACTCAGCCGGGACTGGTGCCCGGCAAAGCTCAGGTCTACTTGTGCAACAGACCACTCTGGCTGAAATTTCATCGACATCAAACAGAGATGATCATCACCAAACAAGGAAG GCGCATGTTTCCTTTTTTAAGTTTTAACATTTCTGGTCTGGATCCCACGGCTCATTACAATATTTTTGTGGATGTAATTTTGGCGGACCCCAATCACTGGAGATTTCAAGGAGGGAAATGGGTTCCTTGCGGCAAAGCGGACACCAATGTACAAG GAAACCGGGTCTATATGCATCCCGATTCCCCCAATACGGGGGCTCATTGGATGCGCCAAGAAATCTCTTTTGGGAAATTAAAACTTACAAACAACAAAGGAGCTTCAAACAACAATGGCCAG ATGGTGGTTTTACAGTCTTTGCACAAGTACCAACCCCGGTTGCATGTGGTGGAAGTGAACGAAGATGGTACTGAGGATACCAACCAGCCAGGGAGGGTCCAGACGTTCACCTTCCCGGAAACACAGTTCATAGCGGTCACCGCCTACCAAAACACAGAT ATTACGCAATTGAAAATAGATCACAACCCCTTCGCGAAGGGTTTTCGGGATAACTATGACAC GATCTACACGGGCTGCGATATGGACCGCCTGACTCCTTCGCCCAACGACTCTCCCCGCTCGCAGATCGTGCCGGGGGCCCGTTATGCCATGGCCGGCTCCTTCCTGCAGGACCAGTTCGTAAGCAACTACGCCAAGGCGCGTTTCCAccccggggccggggccgggccaGGCCCAGGCTCAGACCGCAGTGTGCCGCACACCAACGGGCTCCTGTCGCCCCAGCAGGCCGAGGACCCTGGGGCCCCGTCGCCCCAGCGCTGGTTCGTCACGCCAGCCAACAACCGGCTGGACTTCGCCGCCTCGGCCTACGACACGGCCACTGACTTCGCGGGCAACGCGGCCACCTTGCTGTCGTATGCCGCGGCGGGCGTCAAGGCTCTCCCGCTTCAGGCTGCAGGCTGCACTGGCCGGCCCCTGGGCTACTACGCAGACCCGTCGGGCTGGGGGGCCCGCAGCCCCCCGCAGTACTGCAGCAAGTCCAGCTCCATGCTCTCGTGTTGGCCCAACAGCGCAGCAGCGGCCGCTCGCATGGCCAGCAGCAACCCCTACCTAGGCGAGGAGGCGGAGAGCCTGGCTACGGAGCGCTCCCCTTTACCCCCGGGCTCCGAGGACTCCAAGCCCAAAGACTTGTCCGACTCCAGCTGGATCGAGACTCCGTCGTCCATAAAGTCCATCGACTCCTCTGATTCTGGGATTTACGAGCAGGCCAAGCGGAGGCGCATCTCGCCGTCTGACACGCCGGTGTCCGAGAGCTCGTCTCCCCTCAAGAGCGAAGTGTTGACCCAAAGGGACTGTGAGAAGAATTGCGCCAAGGACATAGGCTACTACGGCTTCTACTCTCACAGCTAG